In uncultured Cohaesibacter sp., a genomic segment contains:
- a CDS encoding ABC transporter ATP-binding protein: MKAIDVRNLVKRFGDKTVVDHVTLSVEEGEISGFLGPNGSGKTTTIRVMCGLLTPDEGEGTVLGYDLHADQLKIKRQVGYMTQKFSFYTDLTIEENLFFVARLYGLSPARTYVRDTLDKLGLTSRRHQLAGLLSGGWKQRLALAACIMHKPKLLLLDEPTAGVDPKARREFWDEIHDLAADGMTVMVSTHYMDEAERCHRINYIAYGKLLTSGTVEEVVAEAGLHTFILSGKGSQSAARMLATQKGVDQIAPFGNSLHVVGKNKTLLEQAVRKASQEFDIRCEPGQTTLEDVFIQYMTGSTDNMAEPVAESG; this comes from the coding sequence ATGAAGGCCATCGACGTCCGCAATCTGGTCAAGCGCTTCGGCGACAAGACGGTCGTCGATCACGTCACGCTGTCTGTCGAGGAAGGCGAGATTTCCGGCTTTCTTGGCCCCAACGGCTCGGGCAAGACCACCACCATCCGCGTCATGTGCGGCCTGCTCACTCCTGACGAGGGAGAAGGCACCGTTCTGGGCTATGACCTGCACGCCGATCAGCTCAAGATCAAGCGTCAGGTCGGCTACATGACGCAGAAATTTTCCTTCTACACCGATCTGACAATCGAGGAAAATCTCTTTTTCGTCGCCCGGCTGTATGGCCTGTCGCCCGCCCGCACCTATGTGCGCGACACGCTCGACAAGCTCGGCCTCACCTCCCGGCGACATCAGCTTGCGGGCCTGCTATCCGGAGGCTGGAAACAGCGGCTGGCGCTCGCCGCCTGCATCATGCACAAGCCCAAACTGCTGCTACTCGACGAGCCCACCGCCGGCGTGGACCCGAAGGCCCGACGGGAATTCTGGGACGAAATCCACGATCTTGCCGCCGACGGCATGACCGTCATGGTTTCCACCCACTATATGGACGAGGCCGAGCGCTGCCACCGCATCAACTATATCGCCTATGGCAAGCTGTTGACCTCCGGCACGGTTGAGGAGGTCGTGGCGGAAGCAGGCCTTCACACCTTCATCCTCTCCGGCAAGGGCTCCCAGTCCGCCGCGCGCATGCTGGCAACGCAAAAGGGGGTCGACCAGATCGCCCCCTTCGGCAACAGCCTGCATGTGGTCGGCAAGAACAAGACCCTGCTGGAACAGGCCGTCCGCAAGGCGTCGCAGGAATTCGATATCCGCTGCGAACCGGGCCAGACGACGCTGGAGGACGTTTTCATCCAGTATATGACCGGCTCCACGGACAACATGGCCGAACCGGTCGCGGAGAGCGGATGA
- a CDS encoding CerR family C-terminal domain-containing protein — protein sequence MAQSRADTTKENLIRAAFFLFAERGFEATSTREIAQRAKTNIASINYHFGGKAGLRLACAETIVARLDRLRGHPEAISLPPSLDAPQTRFEASMLRQAIIVLSIEEADTIMRFMIREAHAKGAVFEHIYAHFFNPTFLLFYQLFLEATGREDDDADREELKVAIFSLISILAYFRIGEPVILKHQNWPAYGPEQTGIILRVMQGNIRSIIDNYRRKT from the coding sequence ATGGCTCAATCGCGAGCAGACACAACCAAGGAAAATCTCATCAGAGCGGCCTTTTTTCTCTTTGCGGAAAGGGGTTTCGAAGCGACATCGACACGCGAAATCGCGCAGCGCGCCAAAACCAACATCGCCTCGATCAACTATCACTTCGGCGGCAAGGCCGGGTTGCGTCTGGCCTGTGCAGAGACCATCGTTGCTCGCCTTGACCGGCTGCGTGGACACCCCGAAGCGATCAGCCTGCCACCATCGCTGGACGCCCCCCAAACCCGGTTTGAAGCCTCCATGCTGCGTCAGGCCATTATCGTGCTCAGCATCGAGGAAGCCGACACCATCATGCGTTTCATGATCCGGGAGGCGCACGCGAAGGGCGCAGTGTTCGAGCATATCTATGCCCATTTCTTCAACCCCACCTTCCTGCTGTTCTACCAGTTATTTCTGGAAGCCACAGGCCGGGAAGACGACGATGCCGACAGGGAAGAACTGAAGGTCGCCATCTTCTCGCTGATCAGCATTCTTGCCTATTTCAGGATCGGCGAACCAGTCATCCTGAAACACCAGAACTGGCCCGCCTATGGCCCAGAACAAACCGGTATCATCCTGCGCGTTATGCAAGGGAACATCCGCAGCATCATTGACAACTACAGGAGAAAAACATGA
- a CDS encoding HlyD family efflux transporter periplasmic adaptor subunit: protein MSFLCSLPLVGALLTSCLPPSPLATGYVEGDYVQIAPIETARIIDITVARGDRVARDQTVASLEQQDADIAVANASAALAQSRATLANLQQGARPEKIAALEASLEAARLSAEQADRDLQRQRTLVEKGSVAQSVFDNAQTNFDVAKAQVEEIKANLAYTRLPARKDEIAAAEAAVEQAQSSLEAAKWKQQQRTLKAPQAGVVNDIIHEVGEMAGPQVPVLSILPDTGIKLRLYIPEESLASIKLGSQLSISCDSCQQGLTAKVSYIADGPEFTPPVIYSLENRQKLVYLIEARAGVTAGLKPGQIVSAWLAPGNGGGN from the coding sequence ATGAGTTTTCTCTGCTCCCTGCCCCTTGTTGGCGCCCTGCTGACCAGTTGCCTGCCCCCCTCGCCGCTCGCCACTGGCTATGTCGAAGGCGACTATGTGCAGATCGCGCCAATTGAAACGGCCCGGATCATCGACATTACCGTTGCCCGAGGCGATCGTGTTGCACGCGACCAGACCGTTGCCTCGCTGGAACAGCAGGATGCCGACATAGCCGTGGCCAATGCCAGCGCAGCGCTCGCCCAGTCAAGGGCAACCCTTGCCAATCTTCAGCAAGGCGCAAGGCCGGAAAAGATCGCGGCACTGGAAGCCTCTCTGGAAGCGGCACGGCTGAGCGCCGAGCAAGCTGACCGCGACCTGCAGCGCCAGCGAACGCTCGTTGAGAAGGGAAGCGTTGCGCAAAGCGTCTTTGACAACGCCCAAACCAACTTTGACGTCGCCAAGGCGCAGGTCGAAGAGATCAAGGCCAATCTGGCCTACACCAGACTGCCCGCCCGCAAGGACGAGATCGCAGCGGCCGAAGCGGCCGTCGAACAGGCCCAATCGAGTCTGGAAGCGGCAAAGTGGAAGCAGCAGCAGCGCACGTTGAAGGCACCGCAGGCCGGTGTCGTCAACGACATCATCCATGAAGTGGGCGAAATGGCAGGCCCTCAGGTGCCTGTCCTCTCGATCCTGCCCGACACCGGCATCAAGCTGCGCCTCTACATCCCCGAGGAAAGCCTTGCCAGCATCAAGCTGGGCAGCCAATTGTCGATCAGCTGCGATTCCTGCCAACAGGGACTGACCGCCAAAGTGAGCTATATTGCCGACGGCCCGGAGTTCACGCCCCCGGTGATCTATTCGCTCGAAAACCGCCAGAAGCTGGTTTATCTCATCGAGGCGAGAGCTGGTGTGACGGCGGGTCTCAAGCCCGGTCAGATCGTCTCGGCGTGGCTGGCGCCGGGCAACGGCGGAGGCAACTGA
- a CDS encoding ABC transporter ATP-binding protein encodes MTDKADKPFAFRTRGLTKVYGEGNAAVHALRGVDLEIPSGEIVVLLGPSGSGKSTLLNIIGGLDRATDGEVHFQDLCLSDLSDDKLTLYRRNHVGFVFQFYNLMPSLTARENVELVTEIADHPLEPEDALALVGLAERADHFPAQLSGGEQQRVAIARAIAKQPTVLFCDEPTGALDSKTGKVVLKVLKDINEQLGATVLIVTHAASTAAMADRVIHFADGRIREVVENEAKRDPDDIEW; translated from the coding sequence ATGACGGACAAAGCGGACAAGCCTTTCGCCTTCAGAACACGGGGCCTCACAAAGGTTTATGGTGAGGGCAATGCGGCGGTGCATGCCTTGCGTGGAGTGGATCTGGAAATCCCGTCCGGCGAAATCGTCGTCCTGCTCGGCCCCTCGGGCAGCGGCAAGTCGACATTGCTCAACATTATCGGCGGCCTTGATCGCGCCACCGACGGCGAGGTCCATTTTCAGGACCTGTGCCTGTCCGATCTGTCGGACGACAAGCTCACCCTCTACCGCCGCAATCACGTCGGCTTTGTCTTCCAGTTCTACAATCTGATGCCGAGCCTCACCGCACGCGAGAATGTCGAACTGGTCACCGAAATCGCCGACCACCCGTTGGAACCCGAAGACGCCCTTGCGCTTGTCGGCCTTGCCGAACGGGCCGACCATTTCCCCGCCCAGCTGTCCGGTGGCGAGCAGCAGCGGGTTGCCATTGCGCGGGCCATCGCCAAGCAGCCCACCGTGCTCTTCTGTGACGAGCCAACCGGTGCGCTCGACAGCAAGACCGGCAAGGTGGTGCTCAAGGTCCTCAAGGATATCAACGAACAGCTCGGCGCAACGGTGCTGATCGTCACCCATGCCGCCAGCACCGCCGCCATGGCAGATCGCGTCATCCACTTTGCAGACGGCCGCATCCGGGAAGTGGTAGAGAATGAAGCCAAGCGCGACCCCGACGATATCGAGTGGTAG
- a CDS encoding ABC transporter permease, translated as MNHFFSFTRLFALLAKEMTQMMRDRITFGMMIGIPLVQLALFGFAINTDPKQLPSALVTTSQDQFTRAIVSALEVTGYYRFDYVGIPESQADELMLEGRVSFVVTIPSDFSKRVLRGDEPQILIEADASDPAASSGAVSTLATVAKQAFERELGKNQNEASSVDIVVHRRYNPEGISQYNIVPGLLGVILQLVMVMMTAMALTREVERGTMENLLAMPATPFEIMLGKILPYLAVGAVQVIIILVAAKLVFHVPFVGSIWLLITGILIFISSLVLIGYFISTIAGSQMQAMQMSFFFFLPSLMLSGFMFPFKGMPHWAQMIGEIFPLTHFLRIVRGVMLKGADLEAMRTPMLALIGFTILLIIFSLARFRKTLD; from the coding sequence ATGAACCATTTCTTCTCCTTCACTCGCCTGTTTGCCCTGCTGGCCAAGGAAATGACGCAGATGATGCGCGACCGCATCACCTTCGGCATGATGATCGGCATCCCCCTTGTTCAGCTTGCACTGTTCGGTTTTGCCATCAACACCGATCCCAAGCAGCTGCCCTCGGCGCTGGTGACCACCTCGCAGGACCAGTTTACCCGGGCCATCGTCTCGGCGCTGGAAGTGACCGGCTACTACCGCTTTGACTATGTCGGCATTCCGGAAAGCCAAGCCGATGAGCTGATGCTGGAGGGGCGGGTTTCCTTTGTCGTGACCATCCCGTCCGACTTCTCAAAGCGGGTTCTGCGTGGCGACGAACCGCAGATCCTGATCGAGGCCGACGCCTCCGACCCGGCAGCTTCGTCGGGCGCGGTTTCGACACTGGCAACCGTCGCCAAACAGGCCTTCGAGCGCGAGCTGGGCAAGAACCAGAACGAGGCCAGCTCCGTCGACATCGTCGTCCACCGCCGCTATAACCCCGAAGGCATCTCCCAGTATAACATCGTGCCCGGTCTGCTCGGCGTCATCCTGCAGCTTGTCATGGTGATGATGACAGCCATGGCGCTGACCCGCGAGGTCGAGCGCGGCACGATGGAAAACCTGCTGGCGATGCCTGCCACACCCTTCGAGATCATGCTCGGCAAGATCCTGCCCTATCTGGCGGTGGGGGCCGTGCAGGTCATCATCATTCTGGTCGCCGCCAAGCTGGTGTTCCATGTTCCCTTTGTCGGCTCGATCTGGCTGCTGATTACGGGAATCCTGATCTTCATCTCCTCGCTGGTACTCATCGGCTATTTCATATCGACCATCGCCGGCAGCCAGATGCAGGCCATGCAAATGAGCTTCTTCTTCTTCCTGCCATCGCTGATGCTGTCCGGCTTCATGTTCCCCTTCAAGGGCATGCCGCACTGGGCTCAGATGATCGGCGAGATTTTCCCGCTCACCCACTTCCTCAGGATCGTGCGCGGTGTAATGCTGAAGGGAGCGGATCTCGAAGCCATGCGCACGCCCATGCTCGCCCTCATCGGCTTCACCATCCTGTTGATCATCTTCTCCCTTGCCCGCTTCCGCAAAACGCTGGACTGA